A window of the Bacteroides thetaiotaomicron VPI-5482 genome harbors these coding sequences:
- a CDS encoding TlpA family protein disulfide reductase — translation MRPPYCFLLIGLLLLCSTQTIAFAQSGTYQTIPESLRGYWQFKADNVSDWNGPLIGENFVENYYVVFYAEQIKQEADGSYFFHLRNQKGDTTEFRITPTGNDAATIWYKGWKEPKNCIRKQVPDHTEPLTPLTLPDRVYQKWVKGLSGKVIYEFTRDGKLLYDGKTWDILSAGYFLNKEYRLLVKSGESYKLLYLSFPLPKTMNVAAELQNEKVSPIASHPEIYAFAGCWINQATGDWRIGFFEDFAVYQCQFWDYESINTQKNQTTIILKNGTEQLKVRLTRKDETSCTLSVGKEKAQTYVLCNDKYLPDYPVADTTPFVDNGYQTDSVTLIGYLRNLPSTRPFEVDVPDMITNNEEEYTTEIDSLGRFTLRFPVLNSHNVFIDWGRTTICTSVEPGETYFLYVDFADKKKLVMGEKARILNELLAHEGLSEYIGYDEGEKMENMEYLQKTQDIIRHKSEYRAKMLNDHPLLSHKFRYYTEQEIRYNAARDLMQRRFSVDRNKQEHLQPKFMSYVDSALYPRPVEPYTLLRDYGSFLRDYVGYITDIAPASSNRLTVTPQKMEMLYLKFERDGKIQLSQEEKDALHAFSNFEQEIEKMKAANTADSLTMAAYNKKMEPSIKTIQSLVGRDEIFNDYMMGNLLANSINRTLAIIDSLQMDEKLKEILKANCYYEMLQQTHKELPDSLINKFKAEVSNPSLQAYVLNQQGIYEEISHKAIEYPESLMPNEPLAEITDGEQLFRKIIEPYKGKVVYLDVWGTWCGPCKDMMQYAGSAKKLFEGKDVIFLYLCNHSSDKSWKNIIKEYGLTGKIAVHYNLPDEQQRAIEKFLQVRSFPTYMLIDKEGNIVNRDAPRPNRENDLLNAVYKLLEK, via the coding sequence ATGAGACCCCCCTACTGTTTTCTCCTGATAGGTCTTTTGCTTTTATGCAGTACACAGACTATCGCTTTCGCCCAATCCGGCACTTATCAGACAATTCCCGAATCTTTGCGAGGCTACTGGCAATTTAAAGCAGACAATGTGTCTGACTGGAACGGTCCGCTCATCGGAGAGAATTTCGTAGAGAACTATTATGTCGTTTTTTATGCCGAACAGATAAAACAGGAAGCTGACGGCAGCTACTTCTTCCATTTACGCAATCAGAAAGGAGATACGACGGAATTCCGTATCACACCTACCGGCAATGACGCCGCCACCATCTGGTACAAAGGCTGGAAAGAGCCGAAGAACTGTATCCGCAAGCAAGTCCCCGACCACACGGAACCGCTCACTCCCCTTACATTGCCCGACCGTGTTTATCAGAAATGGGTGAAAGGATTATCCGGAAAAGTAATCTACGAATTCACCCGTGACGGAAAACTGCTCTATGACGGAAAAACATGGGATATCTTATCGGCCGGATATTTTCTCAATAAAGAATATCGGCTGCTCGTCAAAAGCGGAGAATCATACAAACTGCTTTACCTCAGCTTCCCCCTGCCGAAAACAATGAACGTAGCCGCTGAACTGCAAAATGAAAAAGTCTCTCCCATCGCCTCACACCCTGAAATATATGCTTTCGCCGGATGTTGGATCAATCAAGCAACCGGGGACTGGCGCATCGGATTCTTCGAAGACTTTGCTGTCTACCAATGTCAATTTTGGGATTATGAGTCGATAAACACCCAAAAGAATCAGACCACCATCATCCTGAAAAATGGAACAGAACAACTGAAAGTACGTTTAACTCGTAAAGATGAAACATCCTGCACCCTGTCTGTCGGAAAAGAAAAGGCACAGACATATGTTCTTTGTAACGACAAATATCTACCCGATTATCCGGTAGCTGATACCACTCCTTTCGTAGACAATGGTTATCAAACGGATAGCGTGACTCTCATCGGATACCTGCGTAACCTGCCTTCGACACGTCCTTTCGAAGTAGACGTACCGGATATGATCACCAATAATGAAGAAGAATATACAACCGAAATCGACTCACTTGGAAGGTTCACCCTCCGTTTCCCTGTATTGAACAGCCACAACGTGTTCATCGATTGGGGACGTACCACTATCTGTACATCCGTAGAGCCGGGAGAGACCTATTTCCTCTATGTGGACTTCGCTGACAAAAAGAAATTAGTGATGGGAGAAAAGGCACGTATCCTCAACGAACTGCTGGCCCACGAAGGACTCAGTGAATATATCGGCTACGACGAAGGAGAAAAAATGGAAAATATGGAATATTTGCAAAAGACGCAGGATATCATCCGTCATAAATCAGAATATCGTGCAAAGATGCTCAATGATCATCCGCTTCTCTCGCACAAGTTCCGCTATTACACAGAACAGGAAATCCGCTACAACGCCGCACGTGACCTGATGCAGCGCCGCTTTTCGGTAGACCGTAACAAGCAGGAGCATCTGCAACCGAAATTTATGAGTTATGTAGACTCGGCACTATATCCCCGTCCGGTAGAGCCTTATACGCTTCTCAGAGATTATGGTTCTTTCCTGCGGGATTACGTCGGATACATAACGGACATTGCTCCCGCTTCTTCAAACAGATTGACCGTGACTCCTCAAAAGATGGAAATGCTCTATCTCAAATTTGAAAGGGACGGAAAGATTCAGCTATCACAAGAAGAAAAAGACGCATTACACGCCTTCAGTAACTTCGAACAAGAAATTGAAAAAATGAAAGCTGCGAATACGGCTGACTCGCTGACAATGGCTGCCTACAACAAAAAGATGGAACCGAGCATCAAAACAATACAGAGCCTCGTAGGCAGAGACGAAATTTTCAATGACTATATGATGGGAAACTTGCTCGCTAATTCCATCAATCGTACCCTTGCTATCATTGACTCCCTGCAAATGGACGAAAAATTAAAGGAGATACTAAAGGCAAATTGCTATTATGAGATGTTGCAGCAGACTCACAAAGAATTGCCGGACAGCCTCATCAATAAATTCAAAGCAGAAGTTTCTAATCCTTCCCTACAGGCTTATGTATTAAACCAACAAGGGATATACGAAGAAATATCCCATAAGGCCATCGAATATCCCGAAAGCCTGATGCCTAACGAACCTCTGGCAGAGATCACAGACGGAGAACAATTATTCCGCAAAATCATTGAGCCTTATAAAGGGAAAGTGGTTTATCTGGATGTATGGGGCACCTGGTGCGGTCCGTGCAAGGACATGATGCAATATGCAGGAAGCGCCAAGAAACTGTTTGAGGGAAAAGACGTGATATTCTTATATCTCTGCAACCATTCCTCAGACAAATCGTGGAAAAACATTATCAAGGAATATGGACTGACCGGCAAAATTGCCGTCCACTATAACTTGCCCGATGAGCAGCAAAGGGCTATTGAGAAGTTCCTGCAGGTTCGCTCCTTCCCCACCTATATGTTGATAGACAAGGAAGGAAACATCGTAAACCGTGACGCCCCCAGACCCAACAGGGAAAATGATCTTCTCAATGCAGTCTATAAGTTATTAGAGAAATAA
- a CDS encoding WbqC family protein: MRIAYLSSAYLAPVEYYTKLLEYDKIYVEQHDHYIKQTYRNRCTIAGPDGELALSIPTVKPDTLKCPMKDIRISDHGNWRHLHWNAIESAYNSTPYFEYYKDDFRPFYEKKYEFLADFNEELCQLVCKLIDIQPCIERTSEYKTEFTTEETDFREIIHPKKDFQIADPEFVPHPYYQVFDSKLGFLPNLSIIDLLFNMGPESLLVLTSK; the protein is encoded by the coding sequence ATGAGAATAGCTTATTTATCTTCTGCCTACCTTGCTCCAGTAGAATATTATACCAAACTATTGGAATATGATAAAATATATGTCGAACAACACGATCATTATATAAAGCAAACCTATCGCAACCGTTGTACGATTGCCGGACCTGACGGCGAACTGGCACTCTCCATTCCAACCGTCAAACCGGATACGCTGAAATGTCCAATGAAGGATATACGTATTTCCGATCACGGTAACTGGCGCCATCTGCATTGGAATGCCATCGAATCAGCCTACAACAGTACTCCTTACTTTGAATATTACAAAGACGACTTCCGCCCTTTCTACGAAAAGAAATACGAGTTTTTAGCCGATTTCAACGAGGAACTCTGCCAGCTGGTCTGTAAGTTGATAGACATTCAACCCTGCATTGAACGAACTTCAGAATATAAAACGGAATTCACAACAGAAGAAACAGATTTCCGCGAGATTATTCATCCTAAGAAAGATTTCCAGATAGCTGATCCAGAATTTGTTCCGCATCCCTATTACCAAGTCTTTGATTCCAAACTCGGTTTTCTCCCTAATCTGAGTATTATTGACCTGCTTTTCAATATGGGACCAGAGAGTTTGTTGGTATTAACAAGTAAATAA
- the lepB gene encoding signal peptidase I — MRQATRTQWIKCTIAILLYLAFLIWVRSWWGLIVVPFIFDIYITKKIPWSFWKKSKNPTVRNVMSWVDAIVFALVAVYFVNIYIFQNYQIPSSSLEKSLLVGDFLYVSKMSYGPRVPNTPLSMPLAQHTLPILNTKSYIEWPQWKYKRVPGFGKVKLNDIVVFNFPAGDTVALNNQQTDFYSIAYGEGQRLYPKQIEMDSLTRQQQRAVYDLYYNAGRQQILSNPRVYGEVVYRPVDRRENYVKRCVGLPGDTLQIVDGQVMIDGKAIENPENLQFNYFVQTTGPYITEDMFRELGISKADQTLYDDSSWEETFRQIGLDNRNAQGKMAPIYHLPLTKKMYETLSGNKKFISKIVMEPEEYAGQMYPLNLHTKWNRNNYGPIWIPAKGATITLTEDNLPIYERCIVAYEGNKLEIKPDGIYINGEKTDQYTFKMDYYWMMGDNRHNSADSRYWGFVPEDHVVGKPIVVWLSLDKDRGWFDGKIRWNRLFKWVD; from the coding sequence ATGAGACAAGCCACACGCACACAATGGATCAAATGCACCATTGCTATTCTCCTTTATCTCGCCTTCCTCATCTGGGTACGCAGTTGGTGGGGGCTGATTGTCGTTCCTTTCATCTTCGATATTTATATCACCAAGAAAATACCCTGGTCATTCTGGAAAAAATCGAAGAATCCTACCGTTCGTAATGTTATGAGCTGGGTAGATGCCATTGTCTTTGCATTGGTTGCTGTCTACTTTGTCAATATCTACATTTTCCAAAACTATCAGATTCCTTCCTCGTCTTTGGAAAAGTCATTGCTGGTAGGCGACTTCCTGTACGTCAGTAAGATGAGCTACGGGCCACGTGTGCCGAATACGCCGCTTTCCATGCCGTTGGCGCAACATACGTTGCCTATTTTAAATACCAAATCATATATCGAATGGCCTCAGTGGAAATATAAAAGAGTGCCCGGGTTCGGAAAAGTGAAACTCAATGACATTGTTGTCTTCAACTTTCCTGCCGGTGATACGGTAGCGCTCAACAATCAGCAAACAGATTTCTACTCTATAGCTTACGGTGAAGGTCAGCGCCTGTATCCCAAGCAGATAGAGATGGACAGTCTGACACGCCAGCAGCAACGTGCTGTTTACGATTTGTATTATAATGCCGGTCGCCAGCAGATTCTATCGAATCCGCGTGTTTACGGAGAGGTCGTTTATCGTCCGGTAGACCGCCGTGAAAACTATGTAAAACGCTGTGTCGGTCTGCCCGGAGATACGCTGCAGATCGTAGACGGTCAGGTCATGATTGACGGCAAGGCTATCGAGAATCCCGAAAATCTGCAGTTCAACTACTTCGTACAGACCACAGGCCCGTATATCACAGAAGATATGTTCCGTGAATTAGGCATCAGCAAGGCAGACCAGACATTGTATGATGATTCTTCATGGGAAGAAACCTTCAGACAGATCGGACTGGACAATCGGAATGCACAAGGAAAGATGGCTCCTATTTATCATCTTCCGCTGACGAAGAAAATGTACGAAACATTGTCCGGCAACAAAAAGTTCATCAGCAAGATCGTCATGGAACCGGAAGAGTATGCCGGACAGATGTACCCGCTCAACTTACATACCAAATGGAACCGTAACAACTACGGTCCGATCTGGATTCCCGCCAAAGGTGCTACTATCACTCTGACTGAAGATAACCTGCCTATCTACGAACGTTGTATTGTCGCTTACGAAGGAAATAAACTGGAGATCAAGCCGGACGGTATTTATATCAACGGCGAGAAAACCGATCAATATACCTTTAAAATGGACTATTACTGGATGATGGGCGACAACCGCCACAATTCTGCGGACTCCCGCTATTGGGGATTCGTTCCTGAAGACCATGTAGTAGGTAAACCTATCGTTGTATGGCTGTCACTTGACAAAGACCGCGGATGGTTTGATGGTAAAATCCGTTGGAACCGCCTCTTCAAGTGGGTAGACTAA
- the lepB gene encoding signal peptidase I yields the protein MNIRKFKWIFAFAGAIAVVLLLRGFAFTSCLIPSTGMENSLFQGERILVNKWSYGLRVPLMSLFSYHRWCERSVRQQDVVVFNNPAAIGQPTIDRREIYISRCIGTPGDTLLVDSLFSVSSPEAQLNPDKKRLYTYPAAKEQLITSLMQTLSITNDGLMGSNDSTHVRSFSRYEYYLLEQAISDQNWIQPLTEKSEKELKPLIVPGKGKALRVYPWNITLLRNTLVMHEGKQAEIKNDTLYIDGKPTQHCFFTKDYYWMASNNSVNLSDSRLFGFVPQDHIIGKASLIWFSKEKGTGIFDGYRWNRFFQSVK from the coding sequence ATGAACATTCGTAAATTCAAATGGATATTCGCATTCGCCGGAGCAATAGCCGTCGTGCTTCTGCTCCGGGGATTCGCTTTTACATCCTGCCTTATCCCTTCCACCGGTATGGAGAATTCACTTTTTCAGGGTGAACGTATTCTGGTCAACAAATGGAGCTACGGCCTGCGGGTTCCGCTGATGTCACTGTTCTCATATCACCGCTGGTGCGAGCGATCTGTCCGGCAACAAGATGTTGTAGTCTTTAATAATCCCGCCGCCATCGGGCAACCGACTATTGACCGAAGAGAAATCTATATCAGCCGTTGTATCGGTACTCCCGGTGATACCCTGCTTGTCGATTCCCTTTTCTCCGTATCCTCTCCCGAAGCGCAACTCAATCCGGACAAGAAAAGGCTCTACACCTATCCCGCTGCCAAAGAGCAGTTGATCACTTCGCTTATGCAAACCCTTTCCATCACCAACGACGGACTGATGGGAAGTAATGACAGTACTCATGTCCGCAGTTTCAGCCGCTATGAATATTACTTACTGGAACAAGCGATCAGCGATCAGAACTGGATTCAGCCTTTGACGGAAAAGAGCGAAAAAGAGCTTAAACCGCTCATCGTTCCCGGCAAAGGGAAAGCACTACGAGTATATCCGTGGAATATCACATTGCTGCGAAATACCCTCGTGATGCACGAAGGCAAACAGGCGGAAATAAAGAATGATACGCTTTATATCGACGGAAAACCCACACAGCATTGTTTTTTTACCAAAGATTACTACTGGATGGCTTCCAACAATAGTGTCAATCTGTCCGATTCACGTCTGTTCGGATTCGTTCCGCAAGACCATATCATCGGGAAAGCATCGTTGATCTGGTTCTCTAAAGAAAAAGGAACGGGAATCTTTGACGGATACCGATGGAATCGCTTCTTTCAGTCTGTAAAATAA
- a CDS encoding glycoside hydrolase family 3 C-terminal domain-containing protein gives MNMKFKATLLGLSIAAVLPTMNMAQTPVYLDTSKPIEERVKDALSRMTLEEKVKMTHAQSKFSSPGVPRLGIPEVWATDGPHGIRPEVLWDEWDQAGWTNDSCIAYPALTCLSATWNPEMSYLYGKSIGEEARYRKKDILLGPGVNIYRTPLNGRNFEYMGEDPYLSSMMVVPYIKGVQENGVAACVKHYALNNQEFNRHTTNVHLSDRALYEIYLPAFKAAVQEGGAWAIMGAYNLYSFSEDTDSGKLYKTQHACHNKRLLQDILRKEWGFDGVVVSDWGGVHDTFQAISNGLDMEFGSWTNGLSAGTRNAYDNYYLAHPYLKLIQDGTVGTKELDEKVSNILRLIFRTSMNPHKPFGSLASPEHGQAGRKIGEEGIVLLQNKDNVLPIDLKKARKIAVIGENAIKMMTVGGGSSSLKVKYEISPLDGLKNRVGSQAEVLYVRGYVGDPTGEYNGVQTGQDLKDDRSEDELLAEAVEVSKDADYVIFFGGLNKSNHQDCEDSDRASLGLPYAQDRVIGELAKVNKNLIVVNISGNAVAMPWVNEVPAIVQGWFLGSEAGTALASVLLGDANPSGKLPFTFPARLEDVGAHKLGEYPGNKEELAHSKNNGDTINEIYREDIFVGYRWADKEKIKPLFPFGHGLSYTTFAYGKPSADKKVMTADDTISFTINVKNTGTREGQEVIQLYVSDKKSSLPRPVKELKGFKKVKLAPGEEKAVTLTIDKKALSFFDDVKHEWMTEPGKFEAVIGTSSRDIKGIVPFELR, from the coding sequence ATGAACATGAAATTTAAAGCAACGTTACTTGGCTTGTCTATAGCCGCCGTTTTACCGACTATGAATATGGCGCAGACACCAGTATATCTAGACACGAGCAAGCCTATCGAAGAACGGGTGAAAGATGCGCTGAGCCGTATGACACTTGAAGAGAAGGTGAAGATGACTCATGCGCAGTCTAAATTTAGTTCACCGGGAGTCCCTCGTCTGGGGATTCCCGAAGTATGGGCAACCGATGGCCCTCACGGCATCCGTCCCGAAGTATTATGGGATGAGTGGGATCAGGCAGGATGGACAAACGATTCCTGTATAGCCTATCCTGCATTGACTTGCCTTTCTGCAACATGGAATCCCGAAATGTCTTATCTTTATGGGAAGAGCATTGGCGAAGAAGCCCGTTACCGGAAAAAAGATATTCTCCTGGGGCCCGGTGTCAACATCTACCGTACCCCGTTGAATGGGCGTAATTTTGAATATATGGGCGAAGATCCGTACCTGTCTTCCATGATGGTAGTTCCTTATATTAAGGGAGTACAGGAAAACGGTGTTGCTGCTTGTGTGAAGCATTACGCATTAAACAATCAGGAGTTCAACCGTCACACCACCAATGTTCATTTGAGCGACCGTGCTCTTTATGAGATTTATCTTCCGGCTTTCAAAGCGGCCGTTCAGGAAGGTGGTGCTTGGGCAATAATGGGGGCTTACAACCTTTATTCGTTTAGTGAAGATACCGACTCCGGTAAGCTCTATAAGACTCAGCATGCGTGCCATAATAAGCGATTGCTGCAAGATATTCTGCGTAAGGAATGGGGCTTTGATGGTGTCGTCGTTTCAGATTGGGGCGGAGTACATGATACTTTCCAGGCCATTTCGAATGGTCTGGACATGGAGTTCGGTTCATGGACAAACGGACTTTCTGCCGGGACAAGGAATGCTTATGACAATTACTATTTGGCGCATCCTTACCTGAAACTGATCCAGGACGGCACAGTCGGAACCAAAGAACTGGACGAAAAAGTGAGTAATATCCTCCGTCTGATCTTCCGCACTTCGATGAACCCGCATAAACCTTTCGGTTCTCTGGCTTCGCCCGAGCATGGACAAGCCGGACGCAAAATCGGTGAAGAAGGAATTGTACTGTTACAGAATAAGGATAATGTATTGCCTATTGACTTGAAGAAAGCCAGGAAGATTGCTGTTATCGGTGAAAACGCCATTAAGATGATGACTGTAGGCGGTGGCAGTTCTTCTCTGAAAGTGAAATATGAGATATCTCCTTTGGACGGTTTGAAGAACCGCGTAGGTTCACAGGCGGAAGTTTTGTATGTCCGTGGATACGTTGGTGACCCGACAGGGGAATATAATGGAGTACAGACCGGACAAGATTTGAAAGACGACCGTTCGGAGGATGAACTTCTTGCTGAGGCTGTAGAAGTGTCTAAAGATGCGGATTACGTAATTTTCTTCGGTGGACTGAACAAGAGCAATCATCAGGATTGCGAAGATTCGGACCGTGCATCCCTTGGATTGCCGTATGCGCAGGACAGGGTGATTGGCGAGTTGGCAAAAGTAAATAAGAACTTGATTGTCGTAAACATCTCCGGTAATGCGGTTGCCATGCCTTGGGTAAATGAAGTGCCCGCTATTGTTCAGGGTTGGTTCTTAGGTTCGGAAGCCGGAACAGCTCTTGCTTCGGTACTGCTAGGAGATGCTAATCCGTCGGGGAAACTTCCTTTTACTTTTCCTGCAAGACTGGAAGACGTAGGCGCACATAAACTGGGTGAATATCCGGGGAATAAAGAAGAGCTGGCACACTCCAAGAACAATGGTGATACCATAAACGAAATCTATCGTGAAGATATTTTTGTTGGCTATCGCTGGGCAGACAAAGAAAAGATCAAACCGCTTTTCCCGTTCGGACACGGATTGAGCTATACTACTTTCGCTTACGGGAAACCTTCGGCTGACAAAAAGGTGATGACTGCCGATGATACCATCTCTTTCACGATCAACGTAAAGAATACAGGTACTCGTGAAGGTCAGGAAGTTATCCAGCTTTATGTCAGCGATAAGAAATCCTCTCTGCCTCGTCCGGTCAAGGAACTGAAAGGCTTCAAGAAAGTAAAACTGGCTCCGGGTGAGGAGAAGGCTGTAACGCTGACGATTGATAAAAAAGCCCTGAGCTTCTTCGATGATGTCAAACACGAATGGATGACAGAACCGGGTAAGTTTGAAGCAGTCATCGGAACATCATCCAGAGACATTAAAGGAATTGTACCATTTGAGTTGAGATAG
- the dapB gene encoding 4-hydroxy-tetrahydrodipicolinate reductase: MKIALIGYGKMGKELEKAALSRGHEIVCIIDVDNQEDFESEAFKSADVAIEFTNPMVAYSNYMKAFKAGVKLVSGSTGWMAEHGEEIKKLCTEGGKTLFWSSNFSLGVAIFSSVNKYLAKIMNQFPGYDVTMSETHHIHKLDAPSGTAITLAEGILENMDRKDKWVKGTLLAPDGTVSGTDACASNEFPIDSIREGEVFGIHTIRYESEVDSISITHDAKNRGGFVLGAILAAEYTAQHEGYLGMSDLFPFLNE, from the coding sequence ATGAAAATAGCGTTGATCGGTTATGGAAAAATGGGCAAGGAACTTGAAAAGGCAGCCCTTAGTCGCGGACACGAAATTGTCTGCATTATTGATGTTGATAATCAGGAAGACTTTGAGTCGGAAGCATTCAAGTCCGCCGACGTAGCCATTGAGTTCACCAATCCGATGGTAGCCTACAGCAATTATATGAAAGCTTTCAAAGCCGGAGTCAAATTAGTATCAGGCAGTACAGGATGGATGGCGGAACATGGCGAAGAAATCAAAAAGCTATGTACCGAAGGAGGAAAAACCCTTTTCTGGTCGTCCAACTTCAGTCTTGGAGTAGCCATCTTCTCGTCTGTCAACAAGTATCTGGCAAAAATAATGAATCAATTCCCCGGTTATGACGTCACCATGAGCGAGACTCATCATATCCATAAACTGGATGCACCCAGCGGCACTGCCATCACACTGGCTGAAGGCATACTGGAAAACATGGACCGCAAAGACAAATGGGTAAAAGGAACGCTCCTTGCACCGGACGGTACCGTCAGCGGCACCGACGCCTGCGCTTCCAACGAGTTTCCTATCGACTCGATCCGTGAAGGAGAGGTTTTCGGCATCCATACCATCCGCTACGAGTCAGAAGTAGACAGCATTTCCATCACGCACGATGCCAAGAATCGCGGCGGCTTTGTATTGGGAGCCATCCTTGCTGCCGAATACACGGCCCAACATGAGGGATATCTGGGCATGAGTGATTTATTCCCATTCTTAAACGAATAA
- a CDS encoding DUF2851 family protein, which yields MEHLLHYVWKHKLFPLKILQTTKGLLVEIIDSGLQNPDAGPDFFNAKLKIDGTLWVGNIEIHTHSSDWYRHGHDHDKTYDSVILHVVAEADAEVTRSNGEQIPQLLLTCPENVQTHYHELCIADQYPACYSIIGSLSKLTIHSWLTALQTERLEQKARQIADRLERCDRHWEDAFFITLARNFGFGLNGDAFETWAGLLPFRAIDKHRNDLFQIEAFFFGQAGLLEEAFLKKEQEDEYSLRLRKEFRYLQRKFELNQVMDAGLWRFLRLRPENFPHIRLAQLAYLYQKVDKLFSQMMEAETLPEVRQLLSTHASAYWDNHYIFGRPSPQREKSMGEKSQDLIVINTVVPFLYAYGLHRTDERMCDRAGRFLEELKAENNHIIRSWGDAGLPVGSAADSQALIQLRKEYCDKRKCLFCRFGYEYLRKK from the coding sequence ATGGAACACCTTCTCCACTATGTGTGGAAACATAAATTATTCCCTCTCAAAATACTGCAAACCACCAAAGGCTTACTGGTAGAAATTATCGATTCAGGACTGCAGAACCCTGATGCCGGTCCCGACTTTTTTAATGCGAAGCTGAAGATAGACGGTACATTGTGGGTGGGAAATATAGAGATACATACTCATTCTTCAGACTGGTACCGTCACGGTCACGACCATGATAAAACATACGATTCTGTGATTCTGCATGTGGTGGCCGAGGCAGATGCCGAAGTAACCCGTTCCAATGGTGAGCAAATCCCCCAACTGCTATTGACCTGTCCCGAGAATGTACAAACCCATTATCATGAACTCTGCATTGCCGACCAATATCCTGCCTGCTACTCCATCATAGGGTCCTTATCCAAATTAACGATTCACTCCTGGCTGACGGCTCTTCAGACCGAACGACTGGAGCAAAAAGCAAGGCAAATTGCCGACCGGCTGGAACGATGTGACCGTCATTGGGAAGATGCCTTCTTTATCACTCTTGCCCGTAATTTCGGTTTCGGCTTGAATGGCGATGCTTTTGAGACGTGGGCAGGACTGCTTCCATTTCGGGCGATAGACAAGCATCGGAATGATCTGTTTCAGATAGAGGCTTTTTTCTTCGGGCAGGCCGGTTTGCTGGAGGAGGCGTTTTTAAAGAAGGAGCAGGAAGACGAGTATAGTCTCCGGCTTCGTAAGGAATTTCGCTATCTGCAACGGAAGTTTGAACTTAATCAGGTGATGGATGCTGGTTTATGGCGTTTTTTGAGGCTTCGTCCGGAAAACTTTCCCCATATCCGGTTAGCACAGTTGGCCTACTTGTATCAGAAAGTTGATAAGCTCTTTTCGCAGATGATGGAGGCAGAAACCTTGCCGGAAGTGCGTCAATTACTGTCTACTCATGCTTCTGCATATTGGGATAATCATTATATATTCGGCCGGCCTTCTCCGCAAAGAGAGAAATCGATGGGAGAGAAGTCACAGGACTTGATCGTGATTAATACCGTTGTTCCTTTCTTATATGCTTATGGTCTGCATAGAACCGATGAGCGGATGTGTGATCGTGCCGGACGTTTTCTGGAAGAGTTGAAAGCGGAGAATAATCATATTATCCGGTCGTGGGGAGATGCCGGGCTACCGGTCGGTTCGGCGGCAGATAGCCAGGCATTGATACAGCTCCGCAAAGAGTATTGTGATAAACGGAAATGTCTCTTTTGCCGTTTCGGATACGAGTATTTGCGGAAGAAATGA